The proteins below are encoded in one region of Thermoplasmata archaeon:
- a CDS encoding ABC transporter ATP-binding protein: MVAIIEARGVHKTYDTGRVKVEALRGVDFTVEKGEMVAVMGPSGCGKTTMLNCLSGLDDLTSGKVLIEGKDIHAMKDDERTAYRARKMGFIFQSFNLLPVLTALENVELPLLLVGTPMKEARARALEALALVGLIGRENHKPAELSGGEQQRVAIARSLVNDPALVWADEPTGNLDTENSREVMELMRKLNREKGLTFVIVTHDPAVGGMCGRLIRMENGRIIGQETGAR, encoded by the coding sequence ATGGTAGCGATAATCGAGGCGCGGGGCGTCCACAAGACCTACGACACCGGCCGCGTGAAGGTTGAGGCTCTACGCGGGGTGGACTTCACGGTCGAGAAGGGCGAGATGGTAGCGGTGATGGGGCCCTCGGGCTGTGGCAAGACCACGATGCTGAATTGCCTCTCCGGTCTAGACGACCTGACCTCCGGAAAGGTGCTTATTGAGGGAAAGGATATCCACGCGATGAAGGATGATGAGAGAACTGCGTATCGCGCAAGAAAAATGGGCTTCATTTTTCAGAGCTTCAACCTCCTCCCCGTGCTGACTGCTCTCGAAAACGTCGAGCTCCCCCTTTTGCTCGTCGGGACTCCAATGAAGGAGGCAAGGGCAAGAGCGCTCGAAGCATTGGCCCTCGTCGGCCTCATCGGCCGTGAGAACCATAAGCCGGCCGAGCTGAGCGGGGGGGAGCAGCAACGCGTCGCGATCGCACGCAGCCTCGTCAACGACCCCGCTCTTGTCTGGGCGGACGAGCCCACCGGCAATCTGGATACCGAGAACAGCCGCGAGGTCATGGAGCTCATGAGAAAGCTCAACCGGGAGAAGGGCCTGACCTTCGTCATCGTCACCCACGACCCCGCAGTCGGCGGAATGTGCGGGCGTCTTATACGTATGGAGAATGGCAGAATCATCGGCCAGGAGACCGGTGCGCGGTGA